A stretch of the Lolium perenne isolate Kyuss_39 chromosome 3, Kyuss_2.0, whole genome shotgun sequence genome encodes the following:
- the LOC127342344 gene encoding uncharacterized protein, with product MDESDEHSNGNGGGQQHGYEWKLPAALSARTTSVHVTALDGVVNVNSLFTVAVFVGLSLATPGELRSLAGDPSCDTGPEVARSLLVLEVVAFSSFLFSSLVAQGLKVALNLINSKDPQATHAHIDARLVRLGMLASAVGSVVGCVFLMVSMVMVVQIRLGTLGCTSNRAAAKAAAGLVGLVSTALALYIGTVFYTFTH from the exons ATGGATGA ATCCGACGAACACAGCAACGGCAATGGCGGCGGGCAGCAGCACGGGTACGAGTGGAAGCTTCCGGCGGCGCTGTCGGCGAGGACGACGAGCGTGCACGTGACGGCGCTGGACGGGGTGGTGAACGTGAACTCGCTCTTCACCGTGGCCGTCTTCGTGGGCCTCTCCCTGGCGACCCCCGGCGAGCTCCGCAGCCTGGCGGGCGACCCGTCCTGCGACACCGGGCCCGAGGTGGCGCGGTCCCTGCTGGTCCTGGAGGTGGTcgccttctcctccttcctcttctccagCCTGGTCGCGCAGGGCCTCAAGGTcgcgctcaacctcatcaactccAAGGACCCCCAGGCCACGCACGCCCACATCGACGCCCGCCTGGTCCGGCTCGGGATGCTGGCCTCCGCCGTGGGCTCCGTCGTCGGCTGCGTGTTCTTGATGGTGTCCATGGTGATGGTCGTGCAGATCCGGCTCGGCACGCTGGGGTGCACCAGCAACCGTGCTGCTGCCAAGGCCGCCGCGGGGCTGGTCGGGCTCGTCTCCACCGCCCTCGCCCTCTACATCGGCACCGTCTTCTACACTTTCACTCACTAA